A section of the Pseudomonas sp. Q1-7 genome encodes:
- a CDS encoding OprD family porin: MKTNAKPLPSTLACLVACLAPAAGAAGFIEDSKANLQLRNIYFNDDFKDETGMTAKSAANAQSKKEEWAQGFLLDMQSGFTPGRFGFGLDALGLLGVKLDSGASRAGTGLLPRHDDGRAADEFSSLGLTAKARFAGTTLKHGTHQPKLPVLVRNDARLLPQTFEGTQVISADIDGFSLTGGYFDEFRMRDSGDNHSITADGYAGDDGEGFWFAGADYKPSQALILSYYYGELEEFYQQHFIGLVHSLPLGPGSLTTDLRFFHSQDTGEARNGELDNDMYSGLLTYTLKGHAVSAGYQQLNGEGGLPFVDGATVYSFSNAGVGKFIEEDERTWMLGYAYDFAAVGVPGLTAGVRYFKGRDGTTELRGSEVSAHEWERDVDLAYVVQQGALKGLGLKLRNISYRSSYSRGRDNNRLYFTYDIALW; the protein is encoded by the coding sequence ATGAAAACCAACGCCAAGCCCCTGCCTTCCACCCTGGCGTGCCTGGTCGCCTGCCTGGCACCTGCCGCAGGGGCCGCCGGCTTTATCGAAGACAGCAAGGCCAACCTGCAATTGCGCAACATTTACTTCAACGATGACTTCAAGGACGAGACGGGCATGACCGCCAAGTCCGCGGCCAACGCACAGTCGAAGAAGGAAGAATGGGCCCAGGGTTTCCTGTTGGATATGCAATCCGGGTTCACCCCAGGCCGCTTCGGTTTCGGCTTGGACGCGTTGGGACTGCTGGGTGTGAAGCTGGATTCCGGCGCCAGCCGCGCCGGTACCGGGCTTTTGCCCCGGCACGATGACGGTCGGGCGGCGGACGAATTTTCCAGCCTGGGCCTGACCGCCAAGGCACGCTTCGCCGGTACCACGCTCAAGCACGGCACTCATCAGCCCAAGCTGCCGGTGCTGGTGCGCAACGATGCGCGCTTGTTGCCACAGACTTTCGAAGGCACCCAGGTTATCAGCGCAGACATAGATGGCTTCAGCCTCACGGGTGGTTACTTCGATGAGTTCCGCATGCGCGACTCCGGTGACAATCATTCGATCACGGCCGATGGCTACGCAGGTGATGACGGTGAGGGCTTCTGGTTTGCCGGTGCCGACTACAAGCCCAGCCAGGCCCTGATCCTGAGTTACTACTATGGCGAGCTGGAGGAGTTCTACCAGCAGCACTTCATTGGCCTGGTCCACAGCCTGCCCCTGGGGCCAGGCAGCCTCACCACCGACCTGCGCTTCTTCCACAGCCAGGACACCGGAGAGGCGCGCAACGGTGAGCTGGACAACGACATGTACAGCGGCCTGCTGACCTACACCCTGAAGGGCCATGCCGTTAGCGCTGGCTATCAGCAACTGAACGGCGAAGGTGGTCTTCCATTTGTTGACGGTGCCACGGTGTACAGCTTCAGCAACGCTGGTGTCGGCAAGTTCATCGAGGAAGACGAACGCACCTGGATGCTCGGCTATGCCTACGACTTTGCGGCCGTTGGGGTGCCCGGACTGACAGCTGGCGTTCGCTACTTCAAAGGCCGAGACGGTACGACCGAATTACGCGGCAGCGAAGTGAGTGCCCACGAGTGGGAGCGGGACGTCGATCTCGCCTATGTGGTGCAGCAGGGAGCGCTCAAGGGGTTGGGGCTGAAACTGCGCAATATCAGCTATCGCTCCAGTTACAGCCGGGGCCGCGACAACAATCGCCTGTATTTCACCTACGACATCGCGCTCTGGTAG
- a CDS encoding TerC family protein — MEWLIDPVFWMALMQIIAIDILLGGDNAVVIALACRHLPEGQRRRAIFGGVAGAILLRITLLFFAMQLLALPYLKLAGAALLLWIGVKLLLPEDEQAHEVRAGASFFAAIKTIIIADAVMSLDNVLAVAGAAGGNLLLVSLGVLISIPIIVWGSQIVLKLMDRFPQVVLLGGGLLGWIAGGMAVTDIAVTSWIPSEVWSKHLAAVCGAALVMGVGLLLRARASTVVD, encoded by the coding sequence ATGGAGTGGCTGATTGACCCTGTTTTCTGGATGGCGCTTATGCAGATTATCGCCATCGACATTTTGCTGGGGGGCGATAACGCAGTGGTCATCGCACTGGCCTGTCGACATCTTCCGGAAGGGCAACGTCGGCGTGCGATCTTCGGTGGAGTAGCAGGGGCAATCCTGTTGCGCATCACGTTGTTGTTTTTCGCCATGCAGCTTTTGGCCTTGCCGTACTTGAAACTGGCAGGTGCAGCGCTGTTGCTATGGATCGGCGTGAAATTGCTGCTGCCCGAAGACGAACAGGCTCACGAAGTAAGGGCAGGCGCGAGCTTCTTCGCTGCGATCAAAACGATCATCATCGCCGACGCCGTCATGAGTCTGGACAACGTATTGGCTGTGGCGGGAGCCGCCGGTGGGAATTTGCTCCTCGTCAGCCTGGGCGTGCTGATCAGCATCCCGATCATCGTCTGGGGCAGCCAAATTGTGCTCAAGCTTATGGATCGTTTCCCGCAGGTCGTGTTGCTGGGGGGCGGCTTGCTCGGCTGGATTGCTGGGGGCATGGCTGTAACCGACATCGCGGTGACGAGTTGGATTCCAAGCGAGGTCTGGTCGAAGCACCTGGCCGCGGTCTGCGGCGCCGCCCTGGTGATGGGCGTAGGTCTGTTGCTGCGTGCTCGAGCATCAACAGTGGTTGATTAG
- a CDS encoding DUF4350 domain-containing protein: MNLRPRVLIGAGLALLLGLLALYVIANLQPYQDTIEHGPAPEVLGNPYLAAEQFLRKQDLQVTRADGLEVLDQLPSAGHSLLLLGSRERMTPRQADRLLDWASKGGHLLFIAERLYDEEDGKSGDLLADRLGIQQYEAKDLDDDENTASEEQEDTTQTSGQTPDAPAERDPYPELTKLYLENEQAPAYASFDPDFHLYDSQNRAHAWANSAKATHMLQLNHGSGLVTVLTDGWVWQNRDIDEYDNAWLLWYLTQDSAVTLLYRAERDNLATLLGRNFPEALVALVLFIALALWHVGQRQGPLLAPASRARRQLEEHLRGSADFLLRRSGQASLLQGLQRDIQRRARHRHPGFERLPVAEQWQALGRLTRLPPSAISQAMRPLPKQRLNAADFARQVAHLQTLRNAL; the protein is encoded by the coding sequence ATGAACCTGCGTCCTCGCGTCCTCATCGGCGCCGGCCTGGCCCTGCTGCTGGGCCTGCTGGCCCTGTACGTGATCGCGAACCTGCAGCCCTACCAGGACACCATCGAGCATGGTCCGGCCCCCGAGGTACTGGGCAATCCCTACCTGGCCGCCGAACAGTTCCTGCGCAAGCAGGACCTGCAGGTGACCCGCGCCGATGGCCTGGAGGTGCTCGACCAACTGCCCAGCGCCGGCCACAGCCTGCTGCTGCTCGGCAGCCGGGAACGCATGACACCCCGCCAGGCCGACCGCCTGCTCGACTGGGCGAGCAAAGGCGGCCACCTGTTGTTCATCGCCGAGCGCCTCTACGACGAGGAAGACGGCAAGAGCGGCGACCTGCTGGCCGACCGCCTGGGCATCCAGCAATACGAAGCCAAGGACCTGGACGACGACGAAAACACCGCCTCCGAGGAACAGGAAGACACCACGCAAACCTCCGGGCAGACGCCCGACGCCCCGGCCGAGAGAGACCCCTACCCCGAGCTGACCAAGCTCTACCTGGAGAATGAGCAGGCGCCGGCCTACGCCAGCTTCGACCCGGACTTCCACCTCTACGACAGCCAGAACCGTGCCCATGCCTGGGCCAACAGTGCCAAGGCCACCCACATGCTGCAGCTGAACCACGGCAGCGGGCTGGTCACGGTGCTCACCGACGGCTGGGTCTGGCAGAACCGCGACATCGACGAATACGACAACGCCTGGCTGCTCTGGTACCTGACCCAGGACAGCGCCGTCACCCTGCTCTACCGCGCCGAGCGCGACAACCTGGCCACCCTGCTCGGGCGAAACTTCCCCGAGGCGCTGGTGGCCCTGGTCCTGTTCATCGCCCTCGCGCTCTGGCACGTCGGCCAACGCCAGGGCCCGCTGCTAGCGCCGGCCAGCCGGGCACGCCGGCAACTGGAAGAACACTTGCGCGGCAGCGCCGACTTCCTGCTCCGCCGCAGTGGCCAGGCCAGCCTGCTGCAGGGCCTGCAGCGGGACATCCAGCGCCGCGCGCGACATCGCCATCCCGGTTTCGAACGGCTCCCCGTGGCCGAGCAATGGCAGGCGCTGGGCCGCCTGACCCGCCTGCCGCCCAGCGCCATCAGCCAGGCCATGCGGCCGCTGCCGAAACAGCGGCTCAACGCCGCCGACTTCGCCCGTCAGGTCGCCCACCTGCAAACCCTCAGGAATGCCCTGTGA
- a CDS encoding DUF4129 domain-containing protein: MRLTDASVAIRPRSAWEAMDLGVLLARRHAGLLMTSWALVTLPVYALLTLVCWNYPGLAVFLFWLLKPAYERLPLYILSRALFGDTPTLREALRAYPRLLKPQLLASLTWRRLSTTRSFDLPVLQLEGLSGQARSQRLVVLGQRDAGGATWLTVIGVHLESALWFGLVTLLYLMLPKQVAIDWDWQKLLEIASGEWLWLEHLSNSLYALVLMVWGPVYVACGFTLYLNRRTALEGWDIELQFRRLRQRLTGSAYAVLLGLALLAGQWTQPAMAADAPPLCLAPQAFLDGPDAERLTRQALTGEAAKEDIAALLDAPPFQNRETVTRWRLGDDSPDQEVKPEDMEGWAEFIRKLFQLAEYAKSLDSVALVIKVLLWGLLLSLLALLVWRYRDWISAFAGRLGLPQRHPRETPAVLFGLELAPESLPDDVAGEAERLWASQPREALGLLYRALLSRLLHEFRLPLRQSHTEGEVLQLVRNLDNGELEGFSRTLTGHWQNLAYGHRLPADELRQGLCDGWRRLFAHGAAT, from the coding sequence ATGCGCCTGACTGATGCCAGCGTCGCCATTCGCCCGCGCAGCGCCTGGGAGGCCATGGACCTCGGCGTGCTACTGGCGCGCCGCCACGCCGGCCTGCTGATGACCAGCTGGGCGCTGGTCACCCTGCCGGTGTACGCCCTGCTCACCCTGGTCTGCTGGAACTACCCGGGCCTGGCAGTGTTCCTCTTCTGGCTGCTCAAGCCGGCTTACGAACGGCTGCCGCTGTACATCCTGTCCCGTGCGCTGTTCGGTGACACCCCGACCCTCCGGGAGGCGCTGCGCGCCTATCCGCGCCTGCTCAAGCCGCAATTGCTCGCCAGCCTCACCTGGCGCCGCCTCAGCACCACCCGCAGTTTCGACCTGCCGGTGCTGCAGCTCGAAGGACTCTCGGGACAGGCCCGCAGCCAGCGCCTGGTGGTGTTGGGTCAGCGCGATGCCGGCGGCGCCACCTGGCTGACGGTGATCGGCGTGCACCTGGAGTCAGCCCTCTGGTTCGGCCTGGTCACGCTGCTCTACCTGATGTTGCCCAAGCAGGTGGCGATCGACTGGGACTGGCAGAAACTGCTGGAAATCGCCTCCGGCGAATGGCTCTGGCTGGAGCACCTGTCCAACAGCCTCTATGCCCTGGTGCTGATGGTCTGGGGTCCGGTGTACGTGGCCTGTGGCTTCACCCTCTACCTCAATCGCCGCACCGCCCTGGAGGGCTGGGACATCGAACTGCAATTCCGCCGCCTGCGCCAGCGCCTCACCGGCAGCGCCTATGCCGTACTGCTGGGTCTGGCGCTGCTGGCCGGCCAGTGGACGCAACCGGCCATGGCGGCCGATGCGCCGCCGCTCTGTCTCGCCCCCCAGGCCTTTCTCGATGGCCCCGATGCCGAACGCCTCACCCGCCAGGCCCTGACCGGCGAGGCGGCAAAAGAAGACATTGCCGCCCTGCTCGACGCTCCCCCCTTCCAGAATCGCGAAACCGTCACCCGCTGGCGCCTGGGCGATGACAGTCCCGACCAGGAGGTGAAGCCCGAAGACATGGAGGGCTGGGCCGAGTTCATCCGCAAGCTGTTCCAGCTCGCCGAGTATGCCAAGAGCCTGGACAGCGTCGCCCTGGTCATCAAGGTACTGCTCTGGGGTCTGCTGCTCAGCCTTCTGGCGCTGCTGGTCTGGCGCTACCGCGACTGGATCAGCGCCTTCGCCGGTCGGCTCGGGCTGCCGCAGCGCCATCCGCGGGAAACGCCGGCGGTGCTGTTCGGCCTGGAGCTGGCCCCGGAAAGCCTGCCTGACGATGTCGCCGGGGAAGCCGAACGCCTCTGGGCCAGCCAACCCCGCGAAGCCCTCGGCCTGCTCTATCGCGCCCTGCTCAGCCGCCTGCTGCACGAGTTCCGCCTGCCCCTCCGGCAATCCCACACCGAAGGCGAAGTGCTGCAACTGGTGCGCAACCTGGACAACGGCGAACTGGAAGGCTTCAGCCGCACGCTGACCGGCCACTGGCAGAACCTCGCCTACGGCCATCGCCTGCCCGCCGATGAACTGCGCCAGGGCCTCTGCGATGGCTGGCGGCGCCTGTTCGCCCATGGAGCCGCGACATGA
- a CDS encoding stage II sporulation protein M, translating to MKQNLFERQHQAGWKTFADLLDRLERGKADARACETFSADYRQVCQQLALAQERGYSSHLVEHLQQLAMRGHQQFYRHRSHLGARLLGFILGGFPRLVRSQWRSIAAASLLFYGSLLLMGLLVHNWPDLVYSVLDPEQVSSMESMYDPDARRIGPMSERDAGDDWMMFGHYIMNNIGIAFQTYAGGLLFGVGSLFFLLFNGLHIGAVAGHLTQIGFGETFWSFVVGHGAFELTAIAFAGAAGLQLGWALLAPGRLPRGEALRLAAGRSVQLVAGVILLLVIAAFVEAYWSSLRIIEPQVKYLVGAGLWLLVGLYFGLVGRRAHAPD from the coding sequence ATGAAGCAGAACCTCTTCGAACGCCAGCATCAGGCCGGCTGGAAAACCTTCGCCGATCTACTCGACCGCCTCGAGCGCGGCAAGGCCGATGCCCGCGCCTGCGAAACCTTCTCCGCCGACTACCGGCAGGTCTGCCAGCAACTGGCGCTGGCCCAGGAGCGCGGCTACAGCAGCCACCTCGTAGAACACCTGCAACAACTGGCCATGCGCGGCCACCAGCAGTTCTATCGCCATCGCAGCCATCTCGGCGCACGCCTGCTCGGCTTCATCCTCGGTGGTTTTCCCCGCCTGGTGCGCAGCCAGTGGCGCAGCATCGCCGCCGCCAGCCTGCTGTTCTACGGCAGCCTGCTGCTCATGGGACTGCTGGTGCACAACTGGCCCGACCTGGTCTACAGCGTGCTGGACCCGGAGCAGGTGTCATCGATGGAGTCCATGTACGACCCGGACGCCCGGCGCATCGGCCCCATGAGCGAACGGGACGCGGGCGACGACTGGATGATGTTCGGCCACTACATCATGAACAACATCGGCATCGCCTTTCAGACCTATGCCGGCGGGTTGCTGTTCGGTGTCGGCAGCCTGTTCTTCCTGCTGTTCAACGGCCTGCACATAGGCGCGGTGGCCGGCCACCTGACGCAGATCGGCTTCGGCGAAACCTTCTGGTCCTTCGTCGTCGGCCACGGCGCCTTCGAGCTCACCGCCATCGCCTTCGCCGGCGCCGCCGGCCTGCAACTAGGCTGGGCCCTGCTCGCACCGGGCCGCCTGCCCCGTGGCGAAGCCCTGCGCCTGGCCGCCGGGCGTAGCGTGCAACTGGTGGCGGGGGTGATCCTGCTGCTGGTGATCGCCGCCTTCGTCGAGGCCTACTGGTCTTCCCTGCGGATCATCGAACCCCAGGTGAAGTACCTGGTGGGCGCCGGCCTCTGGCTGCTGGTGGGCCTCTACTTCGGACTGGTCGGCAGGAGGGCCCATGCGCCTGACTGA
- a CDS encoding RDD family protein: MPASQASSHVVESLTRPLDTRYQVETPEGIDLVLRPAGLLPRALAYAIDLAIRGAIMLVLFIALALLGQLGLGLGLILMFLLNWWYMVLFEVLNQGRSPGKQVMGLRVVHDDGTPIGWSASLVRNLLRFVDMLPFAYSLGALSCLLHPTFKRLGDIAAGSLVVYRDDRAQRPELPDAEPERAPFSLSLPDQRALLGFAERQASLSPARRAELAGILAEPLDVPPEQAEARINGIARGLLGTNPP; encoded by the coding sequence ATGCCCGCATCCCAAGCCAGTTCCCACGTCGTCGAGTCTCTCACCCGACCACTGGACACCCGCTACCAGGTGGAGACCCCCGAAGGCATCGACCTGGTGCTGCGGCCTGCCGGCCTGCTGCCGCGCGCCCTGGCCTATGCCATTGACCTGGCGATCCGCGGCGCGATCATGCTCGTGCTGTTCATTGCCCTGGCCCTGCTCGGACAACTCGGCCTGGGCCTCGGCCTGATCCTGATGTTCCTGCTCAACTGGTGGTACATGGTGCTGTTCGAAGTGCTCAACCAGGGCCGCTCGCCGGGCAAGCAGGTAATGGGCCTGCGGGTGGTGCATGACGATGGCACGCCCATTGGCTGGTCTGCCTCCCTGGTGCGCAACCTGCTGCGCTTCGTCGACATGCTGCCCTTCGCCTACAGCCTAGGCGCCCTCAGCTGCCTGCTGCACCCCACCTTCAAACGCCTGGGCGACATCGCCGCCGGCAGCCTGGTGGTCTACCGCGACGACAGGGCCCAGCGCCCGGAACTGCCGGATGCCGAGCCGGAGCGCGCGCCCTTTTCCCTGAGCCTGCCCGACCAACGCGCCCTGCTGGGATTCGCCGAGCGCCAGGCCAGCCTGTCCCCGGCCCGTCGCGCCGAGCTCGCTGGCATCCTCGCCGAGCCGCTGGACGTACCGCCGGAACAGGCAGAGGCGCGCATCAACGGCATCGCCCGCGGCCTGCTGGGGACGAATCCGCCATGA
- the sbcB gene encoding exodeoxyribonuclease I → MTSSIFWHDYETTGINPRCDRPLQVAGIRTDESLNEIGEPINLYCRPSDDILPHPAACLVTGILPSTLAQKGLGEAEFMHRVHAELALPGTCGAGYNSLRFDDEVTRYSLYRNFYDPYAREWQGGNSRWDLIDLVRTAYALRPEGIEWPLQEGRVSLRLELLTAANGIEHGQAHDALSDVRATIALARLLRERQPKLYDYLYQLRSKHKVQEQIRLLQPLVHISGRFSGERHYLAVVLPLAWHPRNRNALIVLDLQSDPSPLLELDGDRLRGRLYTRREELAADELPVPLKLLHINRCPVVAPLGVLREADRQRLGVDLELCQQRAALLAEQAPAWQAKLPAIYAEEAFSSLDDPEQQLYEGFLGDRDRRLCEQVRRADPQRLSRENWPFDDPRLPELLFRYRARNFPETLSDSDRSRWEEFCRNRLKSPEFGAPNTLESFLAALGEFEATANPAQQAVLLEWRRYATELGHRYQL, encoded by the coding sequence GTGACATCCAGCATCTTCTGGCACGACTACGAAACCACCGGCATCAACCCGCGCTGCGACCGGCCGCTGCAGGTCGCCGGTATCCGCACCGACGAGTCGCTCAATGAGATCGGTGAGCCGATCAACCTCTATTGCCGGCCCAGCGACGACATCCTGCCGCACCCCGCCGCCTGCCTAGTGACCGGCATCCTGCCTTCCACCCTGGCACAGAAGGGACTGGGCGAGGCCGAATTCATGCATCGGGTCCATGCCGAACTGGCGCTGCCGGGCACCTGCGGCGCCGGCTACAACAGCCTGCGCTTCGACGACGAGGTGACCCGCTACAGCCTCTATCGCAACTTCTACGATCCCTATGCCCGCGAATGGCAGGGCGGCAATAGTCGCTGGGACCTGATCGATCTGGTGCGCACGGCCTATGCACTGCGCCCGGAGGGAATCGAATGGCCACTGCAGGAAGGGCGTGTCAGCCTGCGCCTGGAATTGCTCACCGCCGCCAATGGCATCGAACACGGCCAGGCCCACGATGCCTTGTCCGACGTCCGCGCGACCATCGCCCTGGCACGCCTGCTGCGCGAGCGCCAGCCGAAGCTGTACGACTACCTCTATCAACTGCGCAGCAAACACAAGGTGCAGGAGCAGATTCGCCTGCTGCAACCGCTGGTGCATATCTCGGGTCGCTTCTCCGGCGAACGTCACTACCTGGCGGTGGTACTGCCCCTGGCGTGGCATCCGCGCAATCGGAATGCGCTGATCGTGCTCGACCTGCAGTCGGACCCGTCGCCATTGCTTGAACTGGACGGGGACAGGCTGCGCGGGCGTCTCTATACCCGCCGTGAGGAACTGGCCGCGGACGAACTGCCGGTGCCGCTGAAGCTGCTGCATATCAATCGCTGCCCGGTGGTGGCGCCGCTGGGCGTCCTGCGTGAGGCCGACCGCCAGCGCCTGGGCGTCGACCTGGAACTCTGCCAGCAGCGTGCCGCATTACTCGCCGAGCAGGCCCCGGCCTGGCAGGCCAAGTTGCCAGCGATCTATGCCGAGGAAGCGTTTTCTTCTCTGGATGATCCGGAACAGCAGTTGTATGAGGGTTTTCTCGGTGATCGCGATCGTCGTCTCTGCGAGCAAGTGCGTCGCGCGGACCCACAGCGACTATCCCGGGAAAACTGGCCGTTCGACGACCCGCGTCTCCCGGAGTTGCTGTTCCGTTACCGTGCGAGAAACTTCCCTGAAACTTTGTCGGACTCCGACCGGTCACGCTGGGAAGAATTCTGCAGAAATCGGCTGAAGAGCCCGGAATTCGGGGCGCCTAATACGCTCGAGAGTTTTCTCGCAGCACTGGGTGAGTTCGAGGCGACAGCCAATCCGGCACAACAGGCGGTGTTGCTGGAGTGGCGTCGATATGCGACGGAACTGGGGCATCGCTATCAGCTTTGA
- the mvaT gene encoding histone-like nucleoid-structuring protein MvaT, translated as MSLINEYRATEEAIKELQERLKNLSQDDKLKKELEFEGKLRTLMGEYQKSLRDIIALLDPDARSSKAPRAAKAAATGTKRARKVKQYKNPHTGEVIETKGGNHKTLKEWKAKWGAEAVEGWSTILG; from the coding sequence ATGTCGCTGATCAACGAATACCGGGCAACGGAAGAAGCCATCAAGGAGCTCCAAGAGCGCCTGAAGAACCTGTCCCAGGACGACAAGCTGAAAAAAGAACTGGAGTTCGAAGGCAAACTGCGCACCCTGATGGGTGAATACCAGAAGTCGCTGCGCGACATCATTGCCCTGCTCGACCCGGATGCCCGCTCCAGCAAGGCCCCGCGCGCCGCCAAGGCCGCCGCAACCGGCACCAAGCGCGCCCGCAAGGTCAAGCAGTACAAGAACCCGCACACGGGTGAAGTCATCGAAACCAAAGGTGGCAACCACAAAACCCTGAAAGAGTGGAAAGCCAAGTGGGGCGCCGAAGCCGTTGAAGGCTGGTCCACCATCCTGGGCTAA
- the purU gene encoding formyltetrahydrofolate deformylase: MRTFRLVIACPDGVGIVAKVSNFLATYNGWITEASHHSDHQSGWFFMRHEIRADSLPFDLDGFRQAFAPIAREFSMDWRVTDSGVKKRVVLMASRESHCLADLLHRWHSGELDCEIPCVIANHDDLRSMVEWHGIPYFHVPVDPANKQPAFDEVSRLVEAHNADTVVLARYMQILPPALCQRYAHQVINIHHSFLPSFVGAKPYHQASLRGVKLIGATCHYVTEELDAGPIIEQDVVRVTHGDSIEDMVRLGKDVEKMVLSRGLRYHLEDRVLVHDNKTVVFD; this comes from the coding sequence ATGCGCACATTTCGTCTGGTGATTGCCTGTCCGGACGGCGTCGGCATCGTAGCCAAGGTCAGTAACTTCCTGGCCACCTACAACGGCTGGATTACCGAGGCCAGCCATCACTCGGATCATCAGAGTGGCTGGTTCTTCATGCGCCATGAAATCCGGGCCGACTCCCTGCCTTTCGATCTGGATGGTTTCCGCCAGGCCTTCGCGCCCATCGCCCGCGAGTTTTCCATGGACTGGCGCGTGACCGATTCCGGCGTGAAGAAGCGCGTGGTGCTGATGGCCAGCCGCGAGTCCCACTGCCTGGCCGACCTGCTGCACCGTTGGCACAGCGGCGAGCTGGATTGCGAGATCCCCTGCGTGATCGCCAACCACGATGACCTGCGCAGCATGGTGGAGTGGCACGGCATTCCTTACTTCCACGTACCGGTGGACCCGGCGAACAAGCAGCCGGCTTTCGACGAGGTCTCCCGTCTGGTGGAAGCGCACAACGCCGATACCGTGGTGCTCGCCCGCTACATGCAGATCCTCCCGCCGGCGCTGTGCCAGCGCTACGCCCACCAGGTGATCAACATCCACCACAGCTTCCTGCCGTCCTTCGTCGGCGCCAAGCCGTATCACCAGGCCTCCCTGCGCGGCGTGAAGCTGATCGGCGCCACCTGCCACTACGTCACCGAAGAGCTGGATGCCGGCCCGATCATCGAGCAGGACGTGGTGCGCGTGACCCACGGCGACAGCATCGAAGACATGGTTCGTCTCGGTAAGGACGTGGAGAAGATGGTTCTTTCCCGTGGGCTACGCTATCACCTTGAAGATCGGGTGCTGGTGCACGACAACAAGACCGTCGTGTTCGACTGA
- a CDS encoding CBS domain-containing protein yields the protein MLKSIKVRDYMTHHQVTFRSDTDLFLAIGRLLEHRINGAPVVDSQGHLIGMLSEADCLRGILSGAYYEEIGGSVANYMSTPLESVNPDVDIIDVCQRFLRENLEQLPVVESGALVGVISRRDVLRAVKAFAQHERDQPPEV from the coding sequence ATGCTCAAGTCCATCAAAGTCCGCGACTACATGACTCACCACCAGGTGACGTTCCGCTCCGACACCGACCTTTTCCTGGCTATCGGGCGACTCCTTGAGCACCGCATCAACGGCGCACCGGTCGTGGATTCCCAGGGCCACCTGATCGGCATGCTCTCGGAGGCCGATTGCCTGCGCGGCATCCTTTCCGGCGCCTACTACGAGGAGATCGGTGGCAGCGTCGCCAACTACATGAGCACCCCGCTGGAGTCCGTCAACCCGGATGTCGACATCATCGACGTCTGCCAGCGCTTCCTGCGGGAGAACCTCGAGCAGTTGCCGGTGGTGGAGAGCGGCGCACTGGTGGGGGTGATCAGTCGTCGCGATGTCTTGCGCGCGGTGAAGGCCTTTGCCCAGCATGAGCGCGACCAGCCACCGGAAGTCTGA
- a CDS encoding methyl-accepting chemotaxis protein, translating into MSNSDEQANRTNSVAAAINELGAAAQEIARNAADASHQASSARTLAEDGRQVVERTIQAMNELSGKIRASCGNIETLNSKTVNIGQILEVIKGISEQTNLLALNAAIEAARAGEAGRGFAVVADEVRNLAHRTQESAQEIQQMIEELQVGAREAVSTMTESQRYSEQSVEIANQAGERLGSVTQRIGEIDGMNQSVATATEEQTAVVDSLNMDITEINTLNQEGVENLQATLRACADLDQQAARLQQLVGSFRI; encoded by the coding sequence ATGAGCAATTCCGACGAGCAGGCCAACCGCACCAACAGCGTGGCCGCGGCGATCAACGAACTGGGCGCCGCCGCCCAGGAAATCGCCCGCAACGCCGCCGACGCCTCGCACCAGGCCTCGTCCGCACGCACCCTGGCCGAAGACGGCCGCCAGGTGGTGGAGCGCACCATCCAGGCGATGAACGAGCTGTCCGGGAAGATCCGCGCCTCCTGCGGCAACATCGAGACCCTGAACAGCAAGACGGTGAACATCGGCCAGATCCTCGAAGTGATCAAAGGCATCTCCGAGCAGACCAACCTGCTGGCGCTCAACGCCGCCATCGAGGCCGCCCGCGCCGGGGAAGCCGGCCGCGGCTTCGCCGTGGTGGCCGACGAGGTGCGCAACCTGGCCCACCGCACCCAGGAATCGGCCCAGGAAATCCAGCAGATGATCGAGGAACTGCAGGTCGGCGCCCGCGAGGCGGTCAGCACCATGACCGAAAGCCAGCGCTACAGCGAGCAGAGCGTGGAGATCGCCAACCAGGCCGGCGAGCGTCTGGGCAGCGTGACCCAGCGCATCGGCGAGATCGACGGCATGAACCAGTCGGTGGCCACCGCCACCGAGGAACAGACCGCCGTGGTCGACTCGCTGAACATGGACATCACCGAGATCAACACCCTCAACCAGGAAGGCGTGGAAAACCTCCAGGCCACCCTGCGCGCCTGCGCCGACCTCGACCAACAGGCGGCGAGATTGCAGCAGCTGGTGGGCAGTTTCCGTATCTGA